The Saccopteryx leptura isolate mSacLep1 chromosome 5, mSacLep1_pri_phased_curated, whole genome shotgun sequence nucleotide sequence CATCTCACTTAGAAATATGTGTGTGATCCAATTAAAATGTCCATTGTAAAATGATATTAgacgatgttttcttttttcttgatagaCTCAAAGTTTATAGATTTTTAAGTAGATCTTCAATATACAGTCTCACAAATTATATACAGATAGGTCCATCTCAACTAATTGAGAATTTGTGAGATAGTTGTTTTAAAAGAGAATCCAATAAAACATATCTCCAGATCTAACAGTCtaactatatttataatatattcttgTTTTGCAAAATTTAATTTCCAAGACTTTTCCCCTTACGTgtctacttatatatattttatagctctttattatttattctcttaAGTCTATTAAGTTTTTAATGTTCAGATTGTCCCCCCAAAATGGATTCAGCTGTATTGGCTTtgaaatttatgttttatttaaacaaatctgtttatgtataattatttctaaaataccAGCTTGTATGAAATACATTTCATTGATTGCAAAGTTATGTCCCAGAGTTTATCTATCTGTGTGGTTACAGAAATGGAAGTACAAATTAGGTCACatcttaagtatttttaattgaagaaaTTACTATTTTATGATTCAAGTGATATTTGATTAGTGTGTGAACTCTTAGAGGACAGGAACTTCATCTTACGTTTCTTTCACTAAGCTAATCTCAGCTACCAGAGTGCTTGAGACAGAATAAGTGTCCACATTTCCAACCTCCTCTCCTGCTATGACCCTCATTCTCAGTACAATGCCTGGAATGTATATTTGGAGGTTGAACATAGTTACAATGATAAAAATTAGAAGaagtaatgataaaaaaaattatgcatataAAACGCTTTTGAAAATATCTGTAGAACTTAGTGACAAGTTGGTAATGaggcataaataaaagaaaaaataagagagaaaagccAAGGCTTCAAGACATTATAcacagtttaaaattttctttttatttattgatcttagagagagaggaagggagagagagacaggaacataaatctgttcttgtatgtgctctgaccaggaattgaaccaccgacctctgtgcttccagacaacgttctaaccaacagagctatcctggCAGGGCTACATGcagttttaaaattgttcttaCTGCAGATATTAATTGAAGACTGGCTGGGGTAGAAAGCAAGCTGGATGTGAGAGAGCTTAAAAAGTGATGAAACACTTTCACTGAGGCAAAATATACTGCATAAATATGCTGTCCTTTATATATGTCATTtaactaacaaataaaaatagtttaaatataatgttatttttatttactctttagGCTAGGGCAAGCACAACCACTAAGGTCATGGTAGTGGAAGAGCAggtctaattattttcttttccacccAAGTTTATTCTTGGTTCACCAGGACAAGTAGTCCCTTTCGAGTGGAAGGAATGAGCCCAACAGGGTTGGCCCTGAGTAGGACTAGATcataatagttttgttttgttttttgtatttttcttaagtgaaaagccaggaggcagagagactcctgcatgagcctgaccgggatccacccagcaaacccaccaagggttgatgctctgcccacctggggcattgcactgttgcaattggagccattttagtgcctgaggcgaagccgTAGTGCCATCCtcaccaacttgctccaatggaaccttggctgtgggaagagaaaaaagagagagagggagagagagacagagagaagggagtgagggaagggtggagaagcaatggtcaCTTagcctgtgtgtcctgaccaggaatcaaacctaggacattcatACAATGGGTTGACACTAGACCACAGGttctaacctgccagggccttaatactgttttctaaaataagaCTTCTAACCTGGAGTTTTTTCCGCAGCTTATTTTCTAAGACCTATGGAACTTAACTGAGTTATCACAATCAAAGTTAAAATTTTCAAAGTAGAACATGACAAAATCATAAATTGGGCATTCATTTGTATACCTGTTGCCATTAAGAGTAGttgtagaaaaaaaggaaaattcaacTTGGATTAGAACTGGGAGAAATATAAAGCATCTTCTCTACTGTCTTAAAGGCTCTGAAAGCAAGTttagatttgtattttctttaaaaagtggccAAGCTCATTAACTTATAACTacctgtatatttttataacagaTTTCTTGGTCTAATTTATTCTCATTAATATTGTGCTCTTTAGAGGGATGGTCCTCCAAAATCTcctaaatgagtaaatgaattgatttttctcatatcACCTTTAATATATGGGattggcaaaaataggtttattgtTGAGCGTatataaaacacagtttattcttatattatttatttgtattataactgtaaacctacttttgcccatccctgtatatataaaattttaggtaTTAGTTTtagattgaaaaatattaaaaattatatgcaaatttaaatcaagttctgatttaaaattataaaaaaaccctCATTATTTAAGAGAATCACTGAGTAACAAGCCATTTTATAATAAGCCTAATCATCActtcattcatattttataaagaaaataaaacaatctgaTCTATGTCTAGCCCAAGATTTGCCCTGAACTGGTTGAAATCACAACCATTCTGGGCTTCAGATaccttctctataaaataaagaaattagatCAGATAATTCTCTTGGTCTCTCAGAATTAAGCAATTTTGTTAGTCATTGCTCTAGTTTTTACATATGAAGTGTTCCAACGCATTGTCTGTGCTTTGGGGTGATATATATAGTATCTCATACATATCTTGATCATTGAaaaatgcctttttctttctaacCTCATTTTACATAGACCCAGTCTCCTCATATCTTTCTCACATTAGCATGAGAACTGttctaagtaaataaatgtaaatatatatatatatttgtatgtgtattaattcatatatatggtttttttaGAGCAGTGACTCATCTGAAGAAAATGGAGATGGTGATAGCTCAGACGAGGATGAAGAGGAAGAGGTAAAAAATTTATGCAGGCTTTTTTCGTAATAAACCAGGCAGCACAAAAACAAGTAGAAAACTATTTTGCACctaacttgtggtggtgcagtggataaagcatcgacctggaacactaaggtcgctggttcaaaatcctgggcttgcctggtcaaggtccatatggggagttgatgcttcctgttcctctccctctccctctctctctctctctctctctctctctctctccttttctcttctcatgaataaataaaatcttttttaaaaagggagagagagagaaagaaagaaaactagtttGCCCTAGAAGGGACTCAGCAGTCATTGCCAGTTTACTAACTGTCCACAGTGTTCTGTTTTGGACaagtaaaatgttatttaaattagaataaactaaaaatgtccTGTTTAGAACACTGTTGCAGTTTGGGTTTAAGTTAACTAAGTGGTACATAAAACCAAAAGTGTCTATATTTTAAGTGCAAGAAGTATAAATTctgataaaaaggaaagaaattactATTTATATTAAAGTGGCTAGAATATAATGGTAAAAGACAAGTCTTTAATAGTTCTGAACTCAGtgaaatgcttatttttaataactaaacTTAAAAACTTAATTTACTGTGTGAATAGCATATGAAAGCTAATCTTATATCCCCTACTTTGTCATTGTGATTCATCTGCATTTCTTGACCTACCAAAGTAGTTgttctttttaatagaaatttcgTGTCCTTTTGTCTGATGATAAAATTCACTTtcttacagaaatgcaaatattCAAGATGTAAAAATGTCTTCCAATATAGTATTATACTGCAAATCAGTGTAGTTCATGGCTAAAATTATCTGTGTATCCTGGAAATTGTGCTAACATATTTATAACTGACACTCTTGCCCAAGGAAACAAACTAATTAGGTACATTTCCTTGGATTGTCAATTAGAGCAATCCATTGGTTTGGGAACCTTCTAAATTCTGGTATTCATACGTGCTATTTATGAATGGACAATGACAGTCAAATATGAATCATGAATAAATGTTATCTTGAAAACAAAACAGTGTGGAAACTTTAAAAGTGACAAAtaattagtttaaatttttaactgTAAAACTAACATTTCCAGTACAATAATTTACTCtaacaacttaaaaaaagacCCTAACAAGAATGTCAAGCCAGTACCAGAAAAAATGCCACCTAGTAAATTCCTCAACATTTTGCCTGTAGTtccacataatatttttttttcttttttacagagacagagagagagagagtcagagagagggatagatagggacagacagacaggaacggagagatgggtagcatcaatcattagttttcgttgaggcaccttagttgttcattgattgctttctcatatgttccttgactgtgtggctacagcagaccaagtaacccattgctcgagccagcgaccttgggtctaagctggtgagcttttgctcaaaccagatgagcccacactcaagctggcgacctcggggtctcgaacctgggtcctccacatcccagtccaacgctctatccactgagccatcgcctggtcaggcccaaataatAATTTTACACAAGAactaagcagtggtgggattcaaataatttaacaaatggTTCTCTGGCCTAATgcctgttttaagtataaaaaaaagatatacttaaaggtagtttattatttcatgcatttaatacttaaataagaacaataaaagagttacacaaaactagattgttataaaaaagttttaaaatattaataaaaatattaaataatacctgaaaaaaacccaataaattgttatttaagatatttccatatttcttcttgattggtgttctcacttgaaattttttcacctatgaacggaatgaacattactgtgggtGTTTAGAATACGTttttgcgcagatgaacattaaaaaagagtaaggaatgtaaatttgtgattctcacattgggtggctgccaaggtgcccactttagagagaaccctgattacaagtgccattttaataactggtttgccaaactcaacataaaattaggtatcagttttgCCGAACCAgtacaaaccagctgaatcccaccactggaactAAGCTAGGGCAGTTCATTTAACTACAGCTGTTTGCTGTACAGTGATTGCAAAACTGGCTTGCCAGTGAAATTTCCCAATTAGATTGTATACTTTTTGGTAACAGTTCTTCACTTGTGATGGTGGTTGGGGATGAAGGAAAAATACGACTTTCAGGACTGTGATTAATCACGCACACTCAAAATTTTACCAACAACCTCTGAATATTTGTGGTCCTCTCAGAACTTATCTTTGCATTCCTCATGTCCCAAGAAACTTAGATACTATAGGTTTCATTCCTCTTTAGGAAGAAACAGTGCTGTACTCTCTTCTGTATCTTCTTGTACTGAGTAGCACAGTTAGTTTCTTATACATATATGTGCCCAGTCAATATTTGGTAGTTTAGTTTTAAACCCTCATAGTAATAAATGCTCCAGAGACCATTCATGAAAAATGATAGTGGAAAAGTAGATGAATAAACCCAGGATCTTTCATTCTAAAGAGATTCTAGAAGCAATCTCTGACAATTTCTTTCCTAAAAATTCATTagcaatttaaattaaatatagagTCCCTAGGAATTATATTCATATGAGAAGATGCTTAGACATATATTCTGTTTGGTTAACATACAATTTTTCCACTTCTAAACTATTTagtttctataaatataaaacctTTATTGAAACATAACACAATTATGATAAGTTTACAGatctttgaaatttcaaaaattgAATATTTAGGTGTTTACCAGCACTCATGTCAAAAAGCAACATATGCTTTGGGCTCCATCCTATTTATTAATGCAGCCTCATCAAAGGCAActgctatttttacttttaacagattgtttttaccactttttgtacattatatgtataaatataggaGTCCTCggattacaacacagttctgttcctacgacagtgacgtaaccggAATTTTGCTgttaagtcaaaacacaccctagcctaagtcagttacctatcctaacacagtttagaagccatgataagggccaaaaagttgcCAAAGCAACATAAATGGGACACTTGTGCTTTTAGCAGTTCAAAATGGCGTAAGTAAGCAccctgggggatgccaactcccttgCTCATGTTGctttactgcgtattcttctgctgCGTGTAAGCAAACTAATTTGCCCattaatggcataagctgaaacactcacatcccaattttttaaagtttttatgggagtgagcgtcataaacttgaaacgtaCGTCGAGACtattgtaacccgaggaccccctgtatatggaatcatacagcataTACTCTATTGTGTGTGGCCTGTTATACTTCCAGGTTTAGAGATTGATCCATATTGTTCTATAGTTGTAAATTATTTGTTCTCATtgttagtatttcattatatgaatataccacaatttattattcttttgtttatagGCAAGTTCTTTAGTTTCCAAGTTTAGTTTATAGCAAagagtgctgctatgaacattctagTATTCCATCTGGTGAACACATGCATTCATTTCTGCTGACCAATTTACTTAGAAGAGTAATTTCTAAGTCAAAAGGCTATGCATATGTTCAACATAAGTAGATGCAACTAAAGAGCTTTCAAAGCAGATGTACCAATATAAATTCCCACTATCAGCACAAGTGGTCTGGTTATTCCACATTTTCACCAACACTTTTTCTTTCagtcattttagccattctagtgggttaattatactttttaaagcaCAAATTCTTGCTAATTTTTCTATCCAATGATATTTGAAGTCTAATACTCATCAACAACTGactgattcattttcttttttaacattaaagCAGGACAGCCTCAAACAAAGTatctaagaaaagaaaaggttttgtAGAAGAAAATGTAGATGTCTATAAACTAGAAATTTGGGCTTATATTTATGACCCTGCCACTAATCAACTGTTGTCTATTTGACTTCATACAAATTATTTATTCCATTGAACCTCAGatttttcacctgtaaaatgaggatgtaagatctaatttttatattctcttacTCTAAGGATCTTTCTAGCTCTATTCCTGAATGATTTAGTTTAGTGGATGAAagcataaacatgaaaaaaataaataaatagtatggTGTTTGTGGAATATTTAACACAATTAGCTTGGAGACTATTTTGGGATTGACTTTAGTATTCCTGAGTCATTTCTTCcttgaaacaataaaatttacaaatttgctgaaacaaatatattcttttttagtcACTTGTTTTAGTAATAAGACAGGCTGAatctgagttttgtttgtttgttcttcaaGTCTTAACATGTAGGATCCTTAGTTAAAGTAATCCTAACattacaatatctttttttttttttgctttttttttttttttttgcatttttctgaagctggaaacagggaggcagtcagactcccgcatgcgcccgaccaggatccacctggcatgcccaccagggggcgatgctctgcccctctggggtgtcgctctgctgcgtccagagtcattctagcgcctgaggcagaggccaaagagccatcctcagcgcccgggccatctttgctccaatggagcctcggctgcgggaggggaagagagagacagagaggaaggagagggggaggggtggagaagcagatgggcgcttctcctgtgtgccctggccgggaattgaacccaggactcctgcacgccgggccaatgctctaccactgagccaaacgggtAGGGCCCTAACATtacaatatctttaaaaatacattcaaatgAATACAATTTTCCAGGactaatttaaagtaaataaattctaTATGCATGAATTCCTGATTTTTAATATTAGCTATAAATTATTTTGTGAAATTAACTCAATTAACAATCACTTAACAATATGGAGTAAAGGAAAAAGACCAAAATGTTAAAAGATTATAATATGCATTCgaggaaagttttaaaaaaacatatttattcaattaatatagtatattacCAAGGATTTCTTGGAGTATTTAGTTTCTTCACTGCACAGAAAAACTGACTGAGTGTCAAATTCCTGACCTCTTCTGAATAATGCATATGGCGCAGAACTCTCTTACATACTGGTATATGGATTTTAagttaaatatatcatttttccttttacaaacttgaaagaaaataatatatattcagtTTTATTGGTAGTAAATAAAACATGCTATCAATTTGTTTGAATGGAGTTGGTTTATGTAAAAaatttgcttttgaaaaatatacCTTAGGTGTAGTATGGACAATTCATATAAATTTTGATCACCATTAAAAActtcatgatttatttattactCAGTTTATTTATTACAAAAGACTTGAATTAGAAAGATATAGCTTCATCACTTACTATAAGACCTTAAGCAAGTTATTTAGCTTTTCtgagctcaatttttttttctaaagagtaACAGCAATAATTCAACCATACAGGGCTgctataaaaattacaaaaataggtATAAAGTTCTCAGCTTATTTGTCAGAAAATATAAGAGTTAATTTACTAACACGTTGTAGTAGTTAATAagagtttaattttaattattaaattaaactattttaatCAATTTCATTGTAATGAAACTTAAATTAAATAgtgttaattaatttaaaaagactttaatTGATAGACTTTAAAACCTATGCTCTGTGTGATATGGTACTATTTAATAAGATATGCTGAAAttattacagaaatattttttaattgataataTCTAAAACATACTATAGTGAGGTAAATAGAATGTGATAACTTTGAGTTGAATTCTTAGAATTAGAAGTGCAAATAGCATAAGGGGAGGCAGAACTATCAACATTGGATGATGAGCTGGCTGAAGGATACAAAGTATTTTCCTAACAGTGGTTCATAACTCCAACAAATCTTGAGTTATCTTCTGCCTAAAATAACTTTTCTCACTCTggacatttctcccaggagaaTTCAAATGAAGAAGCAAACAACGAAGAGTCTAATGAAGATGAAGAATCTGAGGCTGAGAACTCCACTCTTTCTGCTACAACACCTGGCTATGGAGAAGAGACCACGCCTGGAACTGGCAATGTGGGTCTAGCTGCAATCCAGCTTCCCAAGAAGGTAATAATTCCTTCAGGGTCTAATTTCATTACTCTACTGAAGTCTAAGGTTATCCTCACACTATATGTAAAGTATTCTGCACTGTCTTTTTAATTCATCAAAAAAGCAAGAGCAGACGCAATTTTCCtgtttacaaataaggaaaatcTTTCCCAGGCAAATTCTTTTTTCATGTTATTACAGTGACTTTTACATTATAACAGAAGACTAAGAACAAGCATTTTAGCAATGGATAAAAGGGCATGAGAGATACCATTACATTTCAGGGAAGAGGATTCCAAGACAGAGAGAGTAGGAAAACTATAGAAAGCATCTACCTCTGAGAAGACTATTTATCAGGTACCTTTTTCTCCATAAAAACCCAATGACAAAAGTActaattctgaatttttaaagtcTCTACCAATTATTTTTGTAAGTTAAATTGGCTTCAATTAAGAATTACATCTAGAACAAGTCTGTCAGTGCAGTCCATGTTGGATGAAGTGATAGCCTTATGTTTTTCATGCCCAGATTTGaagtctttccatttttttttcttataggcaGAAGATACAGGAAAGAAGGCTACAAAAAAGGAGGAAagtgatgaagaagaagaagaggaggaagaggaagaaaatgaagaaaatgaagcagaAGTGGATGAAAATGGGCAAGGCGTAAATGGCACCAGCACCAACAGCACAGACGTAGAAAATGGCAATGGCAGCAGCGGTGGAGACAatggggaagaaggggaagaagaaagcgTTCCTGATGACAACGCAGAAGGAACCACAGTAGCTGGAGAGCAGGATAATGGCAGGTTTGAACCTACAACTCCACCACAGGAGGTCTATGGGACCACCACCCCACCACCGGGAAAAACCACCACCACTGAGTATGAGGGGGAGTATGAACAAACAGGTACCAATGAATATGACAATGGATATGAAGTCTATGAAAGTGAGAATGGGGAGCCTCGAGGGGACAATTACAGAGCCTATGAGGATGAGTACAGCTACTATAAAGGGCACAGTTATGATAGCTATAATGATCAGAATTACTACTACCACCAGTGAAGGCCCAGCCCTGAATGAATTCATTTGTTCTCATGTTTTATGTGGCTACAGTGTTCAAAGTTCAACTCAGGAAGGTGCAATATAACACATGCACATATTGTAATGTGGAATGGTGCTACTGTTCCAAAGTGATTTTCTGCAATTGCTTCTGCAAATAACAGGCTTCATGTTGCTTTGCTCTGGTATGTTATTGAAAGGTCATTATAAATCAGGGCCATTTTTCAAGTGGTAAACCAATCCATGTAGAGAGCTCAATTACATGTTTTAAAGatgtagttttaaatatatatataatagtattttGATGTGTTTGCTCTATTAC carries:
- the IBSP gene encoding integrin-binding sialoprotein — its product is MKTALILLSILGMACAFSMKTFHRRAKAEDSEENGVFKYRPRYYLYKHAYFYPPLKRFPVQSSDSSEENGDGDSSDEDEEEEENSNEEANNEESNEDEESEAENSTLSATTPGYGEETTPGTGNVGLAAIQLPKKAEDTGKKATKKEESDEEEEEEEEEENEENEAEVDENGQGVNGTSTNSTDVENGNGSSGGDNGEEGEEESVPDDNAEGTTVAGEQDNGRFEPTTPPQEVYGTTTPPPGKTTTTEYEGEYEQTGTNEYDNGYEVYESENGEPRGDNYRAYEDEYSYYKGHSYDSYNDQNYYYHQ